The genomic window CAAAACTGATATTATGTCCGACAAGCGTATCATTTCCGCAGAACTCGGTCATCAGTTCAAGAGCCGTTTTCGGTTCTATTCCATCAGTTTTAAGCATATCATCAGTTATATCTGTCAGCTTTACGATATTTTCCGGAATGACCATGTCGCACTTGACAAGAACAGAAAAACTGTCTTCGACTTCACCTGCTCTGACCCTTAACGCTCCGATCTCAATTATTCGATCGTCTGCTCTAAGCCCGGTCGTTTCGATATCGATCACCGTATAGTTCTCTATATCATATCCCTTACGTTTTTTCTGTTCTGTATGGTTTTTGTGGTTTATTACCGCCTTAGATCCGGCTTTATATTCTGTATCAGATTCCTTCGGAAACATTCTTTTTACAAGTGTTACTCCGTCTAGATTGCAAGGCTCCCATTCACCGCCGTGTATCCTGAAATCAAGTTTTTGCTCGTTGTTCGCAGAGTAAGCCATTACTACTCTTCCGCTACTGATATTCCTGCATATTCTGTCCCACAGTCCGTCTCTTACTCTTGCACTCAGATTTCCAACATAAACTCCCGTATCAAGCTCAAAAAGCCATTTAGTAAGATCTCCTCGTAGCTTTTGAGGACAGCTTTGCCTTTTCAAGAAGTGGGCGCAGGCCTTCAAGTGTCGTGCCATATCCCGATATGTCTATCCCATAGCTGTCACAAAGCTCGGTGTTAAAGCTTATTCCCAGGCAGTCAGCACCGAGCGGCAGAAAGCCCCTGCCGTATATCTGCCCCTGCTCGTCTGATAAGGTCTGCCAGAACCACTCTGGGTATGCCTGATACATCTTCTTTCCAAGTTCGCTGTCAAAATACTCATTGAGCGGTATGAAATATCCGTTTTTCACAGATTCATTGTATGAATAAGCTCCGTCAAAGCCTGCACCGCTTAAAATAATATCTATCTGCTCGCCGCTTTGCAAAGCATTTTTGTAATAATCTCTCATCAGCTCCCTTTCTTCCGAGCCGTCGCCTTTTATCTTTACCTCCTCATGATGAATGAACTTAACAGCAAAGTCATATCCCTTTTCATCAAGGTATTTATTCACCTCATTCTGAATATGGTTTTTGTCATTGCTGCTTTCCGTAAGTGCCCATACAAGCTTTGTTTTGTTCTCAAAAAAGCTTTCATCTTCTGTTTCAAGGTCATAGTCCTCTGTATAATAAAAGCCGTTTTCGCCCTCATCAGTAATATCCTCTGTATCTGTATCGGTATCGGGTATCTCCTCCTCACGCAGATCAAAGGGAACGCCCTCTATCCTCACTGCCTTATCAATGTCGCCGTTTTTAAGGTCATTAGGGGAAAGCATTAAGGCAATACCGCACGACCATTGTATGTCAGATGCGCTGACAAATTTTTCGTCAGATTGCCTATATCCGCCGCAGTTTTACTGGCGTAAGACAAGGTGGATTTGGGCGATATGACGGAAAATTTTCAAGCATATGGCATACAAAGGCGTAAGCCGTTGGTTGTGCGGTGTTGCCTTAATATTTCCTCTCTGTCGCTCCAGCCCGTGTTAGGCGTTCTAACAATAAAGATATGCTCACCCGATACGGTATGAAGTCTGTAATTATACTGCTCATTATTTGTAACAAGCTCGGTCAGCTTACCGTCCGAAACACAGCTTATCTTCATTACATTCTCGCTGTCAAGCACCCCGTCGGGCGAGCTTGACGAGGTCACAAAAACGTCATTTCCGTATTCACAGATATTGCTTACATATGAGCTAATATCACAAAGCTTTTCCTTTTCCTTTGTGCTTAGATCAAGCCTGTAAAGTGCTATCGGAGCATTGCCCGTATAAGTCTGATAATAAAACCTGCCCCGTTCAAAGCCTACCACACTAAGCTTTTGAGCATTTGTTTTGGATAAGAATCATTTGACTTTTTCGTGGCGGTTCGGTATAATATAGGTGTGAATGGGCGAATCAAATGCCCGACAAGGCAAATCGGAATTTACAGAAGAATCAATATGGATATCGAAAAAGCAAAAGCATATTTCGCAAAGCTCCACTGAGAATATATATGGCTGTATCTATTTCCAAAACCGTCTTGTTTTGTGAAACTGTATATCTGCACAAAAACAGTTTCGGTTATTTGTGCAAATCGGCGAAAAGCAAGGCTCTGTGAAACCATTTATGCTTTTTCGGGGTGTTGATTATAGATGACAAGGCAAGCATAATATTATTAGGAGGTTAAGAATATGCCACGCTTACAAGAGATTTACAACGATGCGATAAATACTGTCAAGAATAATCCTCAGACGATAGGTATACAGTTCGGGATAGCTCTTACTGCATACAGAATGATGCAGGATAACCCGAATGATGACAGCTACGACCACAGCTATGCAGAGGTCGGCTCAAACCAGTTTCAAAATATGCGCTCCCCTGCATACGGAAAAGCGTTCAAGACAGTTGGTGAAAAGCAGACCTTAGAGCTTATGCAGAACCCCGAGAGGTTCTGGAAGGCATATAACGCTTTTGAAGAAAACAATAAGCGTCAGCCTGTCGAGGATATCAAAGCGGACGAAAAGGCGGCTTATGACGACAAGATAAAGGATATCAACAACAAGCTGAGCGATATAAATAAGCAGATGCAGGATGCATTAGTGCAGTCAAGAGCGTTAGCGAACGATGATCCCAAAAGGCAGGAGCTTGCAAAGCTGAACGATGACCTGATGAAGCAGAGAGCAAGGCAGAGGCGTGCGCTGGTGGACACTGCCAGAGAGCATGCTAAAAGAGCTGTTGCGCTTGTGGCTGCCGATCGGAAAAACGGCGGTCTCGGTGCAGTAAGCCCCGATGAGATAGAGGCTGAGCTTGAAAGCTTTAATAAAGACCCGTTCTTTACAGAAAGAATGAATCAGCTCGGCGACCGTGCTCTTGATGCAGTAATTGCCGACCCTGCCAAATTTCTTGATGATTACAGGACTGAAAGGGCACTCTATAATGAGCTTAAGGAGCTGAGGGATAAAAAGGATTACAAGGGTCTCGTTGACCGTATGGAGCAGCTGCTCGGAGATGATGACGAATCTATGGCTGATATATACACCAACACTATCAGCGGCGTCATAACCGAGAAGATCCCTAACGTTGGCAAGAATAAGGAATTTGATGATGAGACCAAGGAATTCATTACCGGGCTTACCAATGAGCTTTCAAGCCGCATGGCAAAGAACTGTGTAGATGTAAGGCTTGCAAAGGAAGAGATGAAGGAGAGGGTCAGAAACGGCGAATTCCCCGAGACCTTCCTTGTAAATGATGACACCAAGCTGCTTAATAAGATCGGCGAAGACCTTGCGCTCTACCAGACCGATGCCGGCAAGAAAATGGGCATCTACTACACAATAATGAATGAAATGCTGATGCCGGGTACAAAGACCCCAAATCAGAAAGCTAAGGGTACTATAAACGGTATTGATGCATCGGACTATGTAGGCAAGACCTTAACTAATGCCATAACGGACACCTACCAAAAGGAGCATCCCGAGTATCTTGAGGGAATGAAGACTCATCCGGACGGCCCGGAATTCTTTATAAAGGATCAGTGGTTCTATCAGCCCCCTAAAGGCAGAAAAGACTTTGATTATAACAGAAAGCGTGCAAAGGAGGGTGAGTCATACTTTAAGTCAATGCCAAAGCTTCACAAAAAGCTTTTGGATATGACACCCGAGCAGCTTTTGGCATTTGAGAAGGAGGAGGCCGCAAAGCGTGCCCTTGATGCGGAGATACCCGAGAGGTTTAGGGACTTCAACAAGAAGGCTGATTACCTTATCGCTGAAATGGACGCAAAGAAGGGCAGTGTAAAGAATACAGCACAGTATCAGAAAATGTATGCAGAGCTCAAGAATTTCCAAAATCTCGGAACTCCAAAATTTGTTACTGCAAATGATGTTGATTCAAAAAGCGCCGTTCGCAGCGCCATCTTATCAAGGACCACAGTAAGAAAGTCGCTTCTGAGGCTTGACCTTGCAGCTAAGGAGTATGAGAAGACCGACCCCGAGTTTGCAAAAAAGGTAAAGGGCTTTGTATGGGAGCAGAGGCTTGCAAACAAAAAGTATCTTGAAAACGAGCCTCTTACTGATAATGATTTTAAGCTCATAGGAAAGGCCAAGAAGGTCAGAAGCAACGAATTGCAGGGCGTTCGGTTTGACGAATATGCCGACACCGTAGCACGCCAGCAGGGCATCAGCGGGGCAGACGGCAAGATATCGCAGCTCAGAAGAAAACACAAGGACGCACAGCTTGTCTTCGGCAGCAAGAAGTATGACCGTGTGGGCGAGGCTTTGAAGAATCTGGAAACGGCCTTTAAAAATATGGAGCAGACCGAAAAACTCCGTAATGAAATGAACCGTCAGGAAGATACAATGTCTAATATCGCATTACACACAGAGGTAAAGAACGTAATACAATGCCTTGATGTGCTAAAGGGCGCAACGGGCGCTTACTTTGAGCATAAGAGGAATGACGGGCAGTGGATAGGCAACAATCAGAACGCCAACAAGAGAATAGGCGTTGTAAAGGAGATCGACGAGTTTGCCGATATGTTAAGTGATATAATGGCGAAAAAGTCGAAGATACTCGATGACAAGATAGTAGGCAAGCTGCGTGAGGAGCGGGCCGAGCAGCTGAAGGCGCAGGCCGAGCAGCAGGCACTCGAAGCACAGCCCAAGAAGCTCTCGCCCGAGGAAGAATTTGCTAAGAGCAAGGAGAGCTTTGCAAACGAGGCAGCCGAGGTATGGCTCAAAAACAAGTTCAAGAGCACTGTTGATGAGCAGATAAACAAAAAGCACCCCGACTACACCGAGCAGCAGAGGCAGCAGGTACACGAGCAGAACGCCGACAAGGTCGGTGAGTATATTGCACAGAATAAAGAGGCGCTTAAAAATGATGAGGCCTTCAAGAGCTTTATGGGCAGGATCAAAAACGAGCATGACCTTCAGGATATGAGACAGTACGCCGTGGCTGAAAACGGCAGTAAGCTCTATAGGATAATAAACGGCGAAAAGGTAATTGAAAACGAGGTCGCTGACCTTGACAAGAGGATAAAGAGGGCGCAGGAAAACCTTACGGATAACAAGAGCACGCTTGCTGAAAACGAGTTCCCGAACCCCGGGCACGACAGCAATTACAACGACTATGCAACTATCGTTACAGCCTACTATGTCAAGGCGCATAAGCGGGAGCTCGGCGAGAACATCACCAACGAGACCTTTGACAGCCTCAAAAATGAGATCAAAAGCAAAATGGTAATGAAGAACGTGATCAAGCTCAACAAGCCCGAAACGCTTTACAACAAGGCCACAACTGACAAGGGGCAGAATATCTGGAGCGAGTACAGCAACAAGCTCACAAAGTACAACGAGCAAAAGAAAATTATCGAGGACAACAAGAAGACCGCCACGATAAACAAAGAGCTAAACAATGGCGAGCAGATATTAAGGACAGCGACAATAAAATGACACCTCGGCAGATAAAGCCTTCAAGGGATAATAACAAAAACGGGAGCATCTCGCAAAAGACAGGTGGTTCCACAGAGGCTTTGGGCTGACTAACGACGAAAGCAGACAAATTAATATCACACCGGCAGAGCCGGTGGTTTTATAACAGCCCTAAAAGGGCACTTTACCAGCCGCCCCTTAAGGGGCACGTTGGAAGCTGAGGCTCTGCGAAAAAAACTCTGTAAATTCAAAAACTGTGATAAAAACGTTAAGTTGTGAGCGGCTTGAAAATAGCCGCTCCAATTTTTTTACAGTATACAATAGATACTGTAATTTGTCAAGGTTCTTTGGATATCAGCCGATCCTGTCGGGGTACATGATCTCAAGCTCGCCCAGAACTTTGCCCCAGTTTCGCAGCGGCATGGTCCATTTCTTAGCTATCTCATGCGTTGCAAGATACAAAGCCTTCAGGAGCGCTGTATCGCTTGGAAATACGCTTCTCTGCTTGTTCAGACGGCGATAGCCGCTGTTAAGACTCTCTATTGCGTTGGTGGTATAAATCACCTTTCTGACATCAGCTGAGAACTTGAAGATCGGTGATATTACGTCCCAGTTCTTGTACCAGCTCTTCATAGCGTTAGGATAATCGTCTTCCCATTTTTCAGTAACACAGTCGAGAGCTTCCAGAGCAGCATCCTCGGAAGGCGCATGATAGATCGTTTTCAGGTCGTTTGCGAACTCCTTCTTGTTCTTCTCTCCAACGTATTTCAGCGTATTTCTTACCTGATGAACGATGCAGCGCTGTAGCTCAGTTTGCGGAAAAGCTGCTGATACAGCTTCTTTCATGCCTGTAAGACCGTCTGCGCAGATGACGAGAATATCCTTAACTCCGCGATTTTTCAGCTCGTTCAGAACGCCGAGCCAGTACTTGGCGCTCTCGTTTTCACCGATATGTATTGAAAGAACTTCCTTGTGACCTGTCATGCTGACAGCAAGGATCACATATGCGGCAAGCTTCCTGATCTGTCCGTTATCACGCACTGAGAAGTGTACAGCATCGATGAATACTATCGGATATACTTCGTCCAATGGACGTTTCTGCCAGTCCTCTATCTGCGGCAGAAGGCGGTCTGTGATATCTGATACCATACCGTCGCTGACTTCAAATCCGTAGATATCTTCGATAGTTTCGCTTATTTGGCGTGTGGTCATTCCTTTGGCATACAGAGCAATTATCTTCTGCTCAATACCTGAGATGTCCTTCTGTCGCTTCTTTACGACCTTTGGCTCAAAACTGCCGTCACGATCCTGCGGCACTTCTATTTCCGTTTCGCCGAAGCTCCCGCGTATCTTCTTGGTTTTCTTTCCGTTGCGAGAGTCAGGATTGTCGGAACGTTCATATTCCTGATATCCAAGATGCTCGTCCATTTCGGATTCAAGCATTTCCTGGATCGTTCCTCCGAGAAGGTCTTTCAGGGCATCCTCAATATCCTTAGCCGACTTGATGTCGTATTCCTCAAGCAGCATTCCTATTATGTTCTTCTTGCCCTCGCTCATCGGTTCTCTTTTTCTTCTTGCCATAAAAAATCAGCCTCCTGTGATATTAATTCTATTTTATCACAGTTTGCTGACTTTTTACAGACTTTTTTTCAGAGGCTCGAAGCTGAAGCTACCTACCGCATTTGTTGTTATTTCTACTTCTTTACGTCTTTAAAAGGATCCATGTATTCCTTAAATGATATTTGGTCATACATCATATCTTCCTTTTCCTGTTCTCGGATATATTTCGCTATTCTATTCTTGTTTCCGCCAACAGTGCTAACGTAATATCCTCTGCACCAAAAATGTCGGTTCCCGTACTTGTATTTCAGATTGGAATAGCGTTCAAATATTATCACTGTGCTCTTTCCTTTCAAATACCCCATAAAATCGCTTATCCGCTGATTTGGTGGTATCTCTACAAGCATATGGATATGATCGGGCATTGCATTTGCCTCTATTATGTTTACGTGTTTTCTGTCACACAGTTCTCGTAAAATTGCCCCTATATCCTTTTTTAGTTTCCCGTATATCACTTTTCTTCTGTACTTTGGTGCAAATACTATATGGTATTGACATTTCCAGCTTGTGTGTGATAAACTATATGTATCATTAGATTTGTTTTCCATTCTAATGTGCCTCCTTGATTATTTGTAATACGGTTGGTAGCCTTATTACTATTGTACATCAAGGAGGTTTTTTGTCAACCGCAACCTCTATGCTCTTACTAAAGTTTATACATTCCACCTGCATAGCAGGTGGTTTAATTATCGAGATAATAAAGCCGTGCAGTACTCAAATGAACTGACCCCAAAAAGTTAGACAAACTTTTCAAAGAAAACTTGTGCAAAGCGACTAAGAGAGATCTTGGTCGCTTTTGTCATGCAGCGTTGAGCCTGTATTCAACAGGTGACATTCCATCAAGCTTAAGCTTGATGCGCTTTGTGTTGTACCAAACGATGTATGAATGTAGTTCTGAAATGAAGTGCTCAACAGATGAGAATTCCTGTAAGTAGAGAAGTTCTGTTTTCAGCAATCCAAAGAAGTTTTCTGCGCAGGCGTTATCAAGACAGTTTCCCTTTCGTGACATACTTTGTCTTATGCCTTTATCTTTGAGCATTTTCTGGTACTGCTTGTGCTGATACTGCCAGCCCTGATCTGAATGCAAAATGAGTCCGGTGTTTTCCGGTATCTTTGCAAATGCTTTATTCAACATATCGGTCACTTGATTCAAATTAGGGTGGTAACTCAGGTTGTAGGACACAACCTCTCCGTTGAAAAGATCGATGATGGGCGACAGATACAGCTTGACACCAAACAGAGCAAACTCTGTCACATCTGTGACCCACTTCTGATTTGGCTTATCCGCTTTGAAATCACGTTCCAAAAGATTTGGTGCTATTCTGCCGACTTCACCCCTGAATGAGTTGTATTTCTTCATGCGAACGCGGCAGAATATACCCATTTTACGCATTAATCGCTGAATTGTCTTGTGGTTTATCCTATGCGTTTTTCTCAGTTCTTTCGTTATCCTGCGATAGCCATAGCGTCCTTTGCTTTCATCATATATCCTGCGGATATCCTCCTTGATTACTGCATACTTATCCGGTTTCGGATCATTGAATCGTTTGCTGTAATAGTAATAGGTGCTGCGAGGGATACCGGCAACATCAATGAGCAGACCTATCTTGTGTTCATGCCTCAGTTCCCAGATCACTTGTGCTTTTTCTCTTGCCGTACCCTTTCGGAAACCAAGGCATTCAATTTTTTTAAGTATGCATTCTCCGCACGAAGACGCTGAACCTCGGCTATGAGGTCTTCTTCGACTTCTTTTTTCAGTTTTGGAGGACGACCTGTTGATTTGCGCCCACGACGTTCAACATAAAATCCTTCTTTGCCTTCTTCAAGATAGATGCGCTCCCACTTCGCAACTGTCTTATCTCCTTGTGGAATGTCAAATTGTCTTGCAGTTTCCATATAACTTAATTTCTCGTTCTGCATTGTTTCAACCACTTTGATCTTAAATTCGGGTGTGTATCTCTTATTGGGTATTCCTTTAGGCATAAAAATGCCCCCCTTTCGTTAGATTCCTAATTGGTATGTTTCTATTATACCACATTGTCTAACAAAAGGGGAGCATTTCAAAACTGCACGGCTCTCATTATACCTTTATATGTAGCCTATCCGCAATATCCCTCATAGCATTGTAAAACGCATACTCCTGTGTCAATGTTGTCAGTGACGGGTCGCCCTCCCTTATCCTCATAGTTCTCCTGATCTCTTTGGGAATGACTACACGCCCGAGATCGTCTATGCGCCGAACGATTCCTGTTGCTTTCATATATGATATGCCTCCGATTGATTTTGATTTGCAGGAATAGCTTGCGCATTTTTTGTCAGATTATACATTTTTTATTCGTCATTTCAAAAATAAAAAAGCCGCCGCAATAGCTGCGGCAGCTGTGTGTTTGCCTTAATATGGAACGAACTGTATGTGAGGGGCGACCTGTAATATAGCATTTAGCACCCTTTCCATGTCCTGGTGCTGTACGCCGTATTGGTGCTGCTTGCCGTTTGCGTCGTCAAATATCAGCATATCAAACTGCGTCTGACTGTTGAGCCCCTTCGATGCGTAATAGTTGTCGGCCATGCGGTTTGCAGCGAGCGAGCCGGCTGTGAGTAAGGGATTGCCTACGACGATAGTCTGCCTTGTCTGAATGCCGGCTGCGTGGACGTACCTGAACTCCTTAAGCTCCATGAAGCTGACAAGCTCAACGCCCGAAACGATGAAATCTTTCGTGATGAGCGTCGCAAAGGGTGCGTTGCCGATGATGGGCATTGCAAGATATAACGGAGCTTTGAGCCCATCGTTTATCCTTGCAGCAAGCATCGCCGGGCTGCCGTAGCGCTTGAAAGCCGGGTGGCGCCTGCCTGTTGCGCCCTTTATTATGAAGTATATCAGCAGCAGTGTGCAAAGAGCCGTGGCTGCTAAGAAGATCTTGGATAAAAGCTCCTTCCAGCCAAGCTGCGTGCCGCAGAAAACCGCACAGCCGCCGAGTATCACATCTGTTATGACAGTGGCTGTTATAGCGCCTGCCGCACTGCCTGCAAGCTGCCTGAGTATCGTCTTTTCGGTTATTTCTGGTACCATTTTCTTCTCCTCCTTGAAAGTTGTTTTCTTTGGTGATATTATACCATAAGTGCCTGTGCTTGTCAATGCTTCGGGGGCTATTGACAAGTGCTGAGGTTATGTTATATAATATACACAATAACGGTGAGTGCATAACGCCGGGGCGGGGGAGTGTATTAGAATGAAAAAGGATATGTGCCTAAAAGGTGCGCTTGTAACAGCGGCAGCCATGCTGCTTTGCGGCTGCGGCAGCAGTGTGGAAAAAAGCAGCTCGTCTCCTCAGCCCGAGCAGACGCAGACTGCCTCGGCAAAGACAGAGCCTGTACAGACTGATGAAGTGCAAAACGATGAAAGCTCGCAGCCCGAGACAACTACCACCACCACAGCCGTGACTACGACTGCCGCCACAACGACTACCCCTGAGCCTGAGGACGCAGGCATGGTCATGACTACCACTAAGCCGCCCAAAAAGCAGAACTACGAATATGCCTCAGGCTGTATCCTCGCCTATTCGGGAACGCCGCAGATGCGTGCTATGGAGCAGTATTACTACAGCAGCGACACAGGCGCATATCTTGCAAGGAGCGTTGAAAAATTTGCAAAAAAAGCAGGCGTTGGCACGCAGGTCTACCTTATGGTGATACCCACGGCTGAGGAATTCTACTGCCCCGACGATATCGCCAAAGACAGCCTCGATCAGAAGAAGTGTACCCTTGAGATAT from Ruminococcus sp. NK3A76 includes these protein-coding regions:
- a CDS encoding helix-turn-helix domain-containing protein, with amino-acid sequence MPKGIPNKRYTPEFKIKVVETMQNEKLSYMETARQFDIPQGDKTVAKWERIYLEEGKEGFYVERRGRKSTGRPPKLKKEVEEDLIAEVQRLRAENAYLKKLNALVSERVRQEKKHK
- a CDS encoding IS256 family transposase yields the protein MARRKREPMSEGKKNIIGMLLEEYDIKSAKDIEDALKDLLGGTIQEMLESEMDEHLGYQEYERSDNPDSRNGKKTKKIRGSFGETEIEVPQDRDGSFEPKVVKKRQKDISGIEQKIIALYAKGMTTRQISETIEDIYGFEVSDGMVSDITDRLLPQIEDWQKRPLDEVYPIVFIDAVHFSVRDNGQIRKLAAYVILAVSMTGHKEVLSIHIGENESAKYWLGVLNELKNRGVKDILVICADGLTGMKEAVSAAFPQTELQRCIVHQVRNTLKYVGEKNKKEFANDLKTIYHAPSEDAALEALDCVTEKWEDDYPNAMKSWYKNWDVISPIFKFSADVRKVIYTTNAIESLNSGYRRLNKQRSVFPSDTALLKALYLATHEIAKKWTMPLRNWGKVLGELEIMYPDRIG
- a CDS encoding IS3 family transposase: MIWELRHEHKIGLLIDVAGIPRSTYYYYSKRFNDPKPDKYAVIKEDIRRIYDESKGRYGYRRITKELRKTHRINHKTIQRLMRKMGIFCRVRMKKYNSFRGEVGRIAPNLLERDFKADKPNQKWVTDVTEFALFGVKLYLSPIIDLFNGEVVSYNLSYHPNLNQVTDMLNKAFAKIPENTGLILHSDQGWQYQHKQYQKMLKDKGIRQSMSRKGNCLDNACAENFFGLLKTELLYLQEFSSVEHFISELHSYIVWYNTKRIKLKLDGMSPVEYRLNAA
- the cas2e gene encoding type I-E CRISPR-associated endoribonuclease Cas2e, producing MARHLKACAHFLKRQSCPQKLRGDLTKWLFELDTGVYVGNLSARVRDGLWDRICRNISSGRVVMAYSANNEQKLDFRIHGGEWEPCNLDGVTLVKRMFPKESDTEYKAGSKAVINHKNHTEQKKRKGYDIENYTVIDIETTGLRADDRIIEIGALRVRAGEVEDSFSVLVKCDMVIPENIVKLTDITDDMLKTDGIEPKTALELMTEFCGNDTLVGHNISFDIGFLQRLCAQTGKMYIGNRLIDTLKIARKKTDISEGYSISSICKYLGIKANIQHMALEDCKLTYRIFEKLKKTEG
- the tnpA gene encoding IS200/IS605 family transposase translates to MENKSNDTYSLSHTSWKCQYHIVFAPKYRRKVIYGKLKKDIGAILRELCDRKHVNIIEANAMPDHIHMLVEIPPNQRISDFMGYLKGKSTVIIFERYSNLKYKYGNRHFWCRGYYVSTVGGNKNRIAKYIREQEKEDMMYDQISFKEYMDPFKDVKK